AGTCCGGTCTACTTAGCGACTACGTTCTTTATTCTTCTTTTTTTCGCGTTGTTTGCTTCCACGCTCGCCTTCATCTTCACCGGAATCCTGATCTTAATTCTCATCATCCATCCTCTTCTTTTAAACTGGATTGGAAAATTATACGGACAAGAGGACATTGCGGACGAAGTTCATTTTGCGAAAACGAAGGACGGATGGAATTTGGCTCTCCACAGACATATTCCTCCTCAACCAAATCAGCAATTGGCGCCCGTGTTGGTCGTTCACGGAATCGCAACAAACAAGTTCGTGGTCGACTTAGACAGAAGACATTCCCTCCCTTATTATCTTAAACTCAGAGGTTACGACGTATTTGCGGTTTCTCTTCGAGGTTGCGGACGATCCTATCACGAAAGCCCAACTCGTTACGAAGACTTCACGTTCGATGATATCGTAAAATACGACATTCCTGCGATGTTCGAAAAGGTGAAAAAAATTACCGGCTCCGAGCGCGTTTCCTATGTGGGACATTCGATGGGCGCGATGATTTTATATTCTCATTTTTGTATGTCCGAGCATAAAAAGGATACGAAGGACATCGCCGCCTTCGTATCCTTAGGCGGTCCTGGAAATCTGAACCATATCGGTATCACATTGATCGGACTTCTTTCCCGATTTCCCCGTGCGAGAAAGATGTTGGATCTGAAATTCGGAGCCTCCATCCTAGCTCCTTTAGCGGGAGAACTTTATACTCCGATCGACGAAATTCTTTACAACCCTAAGGTGACTTCATCCAAAACGGTGAAGAAAATTATGAAGAACGCAATCGAGAATATTTCGGACGGAGTCACGGAACAATTTATGCACTGGATCGAAACAAAGCAAATGCACTCTCTCAACGGATTTTACGATTACATCCAACTCCAGAAAAATATTTCCGTTCCCGCTTTGTTTATCGCAGGCGAAAAAGACGTCATCGCGACTCCGGAAGCAGTCCGTTCCGTTTACGAAAACGCAAGTTCCAAAAAAAAAGAATTTAGAGTAATCTCCAAAGCAAATGGTTCTTCCGAAGACTACGGTCACGCCTGTCTGGTAATGGGAGATCGCGCGGAAGACGACGTCTTTCAATACGTAGAATCCTTCTTGAAAAAACACGGACTCCGTTCTCAACCCGGAATTATGACCAAAATCAAAGAAGGAATTCTTTCCGCGTTTCGGAGATGAATTCCGCTATACTTTTTATGAATCCGATTTCGAATTACGTGCCCCGGAACACCTTATCAATCGCGCCTTTGAACCGATTTATTTCTCTCAAAAAGGAGAAAAGCTCCTGTGTTCAAATCCGCCTGGTTTACAATGACACAAACCTCAAATCTCTTTTCGTTTGACGGAAATCCTTTTCTCTCTCAGATTTGATGCATGAGCCCCTTTTCCGGCCGGATTTATAAATTTTTCCTCTCCGCGATTCTGTTATTATTTTTTTCCAATTGTTTCGATTATGAAGAAACATTGACGATCAATCACGATTTCTCGGGAACATTAGAGGTTTCTTATATAGTTCCGACCCGCAGGAATTCCGACGAATCCCTGATCAAATTTCTTCCCACGCAAAAAGACGAAATTTTAGGAAGACTCAATAAAGGTTTTTTTTCTAGAAACATTTCCCTCAAGGATTATACCTATCAAAAGATCGTAATTCCGGAAACCGATCCGAGTTTATTCCGAGAAAAAGCGAAGGTTTACTATAAAGTGGAATTTCAGGAACTTTCTCAAATCGAAAACGCCATGCTCGGAAAGGTTCAGGTTCGTAAAAAAGGAAATACGATCTACGTAAAAAGGGAAATTCCCGCGATCAGCCGCGCGCCCGAGACTCTGAAGAAAGACGGTGAAAAAAAAATTTATTCCGAAACGCTTCGTTTATTGCGTACAAGTTCTATTTTGTTTAAAGTGAACTTCCCAATCGCGTCCGTATGCAGATCCAATCGTGGGGATGTGAATTTAGGTAAACTCAGTTATCGTTTGCCTTTAGCAGAAACGATCGAAAAAACCGGAAACAATTCCTGGGATTATAGAATCACAGTTATTTATTAAACTTTAAATCAAGAAAAAATGATTCTCCTCATCAATAAGGAATTAAGAGTTTTTCCCAAAACGTAGGAACAATTACAGCGATCCGCGGAGATTCTGATAAGATCGAATAGTTTTGGGACACGCTCTAAATTCCAAAACGATCTTCCCTATACTACCGTTCGTGACATTTATTCCCGATTGGCTTTCAAACTGTTTTTCGCCGTTTAATTCACATAGGAGTTCTCAGATAAACTCGATTTCGCTCTCTGCGGGTCCGCGCGAAAAGGCCTCGGGAGATTTTTCTCTATCAGAAAATCATACTTTTTGCAAGTAAAAAGCCTCATTCTTGTCGGAGCACTTGAAAAATATCAGTTTTTGATCTTTCTGATTCTAAAAACCTTTTCAATTTGTGGGTAACGTTATGCTTCCTATGGATCGCGTTGATTTCACAACAAGTTGTGAGA
The nucleotide sequence above comes from Leptospira weilii. Encoded proteins:
- a CDS encoding alpha/beta fold hydrolase, which produces MIAILKNRRSPVYLATTFFILLFFALFASTLAFIFTGILILILIIHPLLLNWIGKLYGQEDIADEVHFAKTKDGWNLALHRHIPPQPNQQLAPVLVVHGIATNKFVVDLDRRHSLPYYLKLRGYDVFAVSLRGCGRSYHESPTRYEDFTFDDIVKYDIPAMFEKVKKITGSERVSYVGHSMGAMILYSHFCMSEHKKDTKDIAAFVSLGGPGNLNHIGITLIGLLSRFPRARKMLDLKFGASILAPLAGELYTPIDEILYNPKVTSSKTVKKIMKNAIENISDGVTEQFMHWIETKQMHSLNGFYDYIQLQKNISVPALFIAGEKDVIATPEAVRSVYENASSKKKEFRVISKANGSSEDYGHACLVMGDRAEDDVFQYVESFLKKHGLRSQPGIMTKIKEGILSAFRR
- a CDS encoding LIC11874 family lipoprotein yields the protein MSPFSGRIYKFFLSAILLLFFSNCFDYEETLTINHDFSGTLEVSYIVPTRRNSDESLIKFLPTQKDEILGRLNKGFFSRNISLKDYTYQKIVIPETDPSLFREKAKVYYKVEFQELSQIENAMLGKVQVRKKGNTIYVKREIPAISRAPETLKKDGEKKIYSETLRLLRTSSILFKVNFPIASVCRSNRGDVNLGKLSYRLPLAETIEKTGNNSWDYRITVIY